The genomic interval tacatacaaactgCCAAAATTCTTGAATAGTTATAATTCAGTTAAAACTCTAACTTAAActgtaacttaattaagtagttaATGTGGGCGCGTCTAGACACGCTTGAGTTTATCAACTAAATAGAACCACCTTGGAAAATGTTCAATTTTTTCATGATCACAGGAGCATTGAGTTTCTGCAGTGTAACGGAAAACCGACGTCTCCATTAGGTCTTGAAGTCAGCAGAGTTGATCATTCCTTCTTGATCTTTGGACTTAAGTGACAAAGTGTTCATCAGACGGTCAGCGGCCACTCCCCAGgtgccaaagtgctcaaacactacaGATATGCATTTGGATGCATTACCTCCTAGAATCTCACGGTCCTATTTAGCATTTTTcgtttcttctcttttctttgcagcaaatcCACTCAGTTTGGCGCAATTTTTGACGACCTCTTTAGAGATGAGTAAGTGAAATATCCATCTCCTGATCAGTTAAATTACCGGTGTCACATATGAGAATGTCAGGTCTACCCTCATTGTTCATATATCTATTTTTGGTTCTTTCAGTTCGCTGTTTGCCAGACAGTGTTTAGATAGAAGTAAACATAGAAACAtggtgtatatatatatatatccgaTCTAAGCGgttgtgttgtctttgaaAAAGgttgttaataattaatgttctACAAATTGCAGTTCTATGAGCTGCCCATTTACGGAAAACCTCAATTGAAAGTTCAAACGGCCTCAGTCCGAAGTGCGGGCTAACACGGTCGAGGTGTAGGTACAAGTAGCCACACCCGTTTCCGTTAGACTTACTATCTGCTAAGATCTTGCTTCAAAGTCTGCAAATAGATTACGTCAGTTCAGCAGTCAGACTGATTCAGCTGGCACCTAGATCTGCCAGTTAACCTCCACTTACTGGACTAAATCTAACCTAATCTAATTGCCCACGTCCACAAAGCCAAAGGGTATAGGAAAACGTCCGATTGCATCTCTAAGCTTTTAGAAAATGCTGCAGGCACGATCGTGATAACTGCTGCGGCTCCGTGGGTTCAATAGCCCAAAAGGAAAACAGATCATAGATGACATAACGCAAGAACTTTATGCCTCTCTCAGGCCTCGGGATAACCAATTTCGGTGCAAGATACTTCATCGCTAGGCGATAGGGAACAAACGAACGTGTTGTCATTAGTTTTGTTATTAAGATCTACGCCCTGTAGTCTGACAACGACAACACGCAATGGCGGTATATACGTAGTAAAAGTGATCTATATAGATTAGAAAACTACCCTCGATTATCAGACCATATCGCCAAGATATCATATACTGTCCTCAGTATCTTCTGCAAGGTGTGATGATTGTCTAGACGACTGGCATATCCGTCGATTGGCAATACTAAGTGTATTCAAGTCTATTGCTAGAATGCGCGATGTGAGTGACACCACGCTGAAGACCGACGGCACACTGTAGATGATCCGGACGTTTCTGGTTGAGAACAAGTGGGGAAGTCCCAAACAATTAGAGAATTGTAGACTTACTTTCACGCTATTCATTCCTGATCAGTATATAAACGTGCAGCCGTCGCCGTACAATCAGTCTAGTTCTCATTTGGTGTGCTGCCTTTGAGATGGGCTGGATTTTCTTCCTCGTACAAGTTGCGTTTCTGATAAAGTGCGTTGACGGTTCTCATTTCCGTGGTAGCATCATAACATGGAAACCGGTTCCTGAATCAAACTACACGGTCAGCTTTGTATCATTGTCTTTGCCTGGTAGATAAAGCATGTGCATAATATCTATGGTTTTGTCCAAGGTCGAGTTTTCCTACAAAATAGGGTGGAGGAGATCATATTCATCTAGCACTACCTGTGATGTGACAAACATCCAAGAACAAACCGTTATGTCTGGCGAAGGATCGTGGACTTGTGCTTCAGGCTGCGATGGAACTCTTTCACAAGCCAGTTATGTTTGCACCGACTATAGCGAAATCGAGGACTGGACACAAGGAGAATATACGTTCCAACACTCTTTCGACAATCCAGGACCATTTGTTATACAGTTAGAATAATGTCTTGTCTCAGAAAGCAAATTTACGCAATTAATAGCTTACGTATTTAGACATGCAGCTTGCTGTTGGATAGCAGGATTGGCTGTGGGTGGGAGCAGTAAGTGGTCTGTTAGTACAACTGTTGATTTGAATCCCCGACCTGACAATTCTCTAATCAATTCGTCACCGGTTTCAGCCTCAGCTCCAATTATTCGTCTTATCAATGGATGTACCTACAACATACCGATCCACGTTGACGATCCAGACGGAGACGAAGTGCGATGCCGATTTGGTAATGTCAGTAGCGAATGCAGCGGTGTTTGCCAAGCACTTCCTGAAGCAAGCATAGTAGAGGTAAGCAGCTGGCAAATTACCATCTcaaaagttgtgtgtgtgtgtgtgtgtgtgtgtgtgtgtgtgtgtgtgtgtgtgtgtgtgtgtgtgtgtgtgtgtgtgtgtggttatcTCTGATAATTCCAATTTTGTTTCATAGAAACCTTGTTCCATAAAATACACGACGACGAGTATAAATTGGTTTGCAGTTGCTCTGATATTTGAAGACTTCACGAGTTCTTCATCTACCACTCCACTCAGTAAAGTCCCATTGCAGTTTCTGATTCACGTACGAGATGGGATTGGACAGGCGTGTAGCACCGCACTCACCTTCAGTGAGTCCACAATTAAAGAAGAGCAAGCCTGCATCCCTATTCATCCGTCGGGAACTTTCACCACATCAATAGAAGTCATCGAAACGGCAACGTCAAAGTGGAGTCTAACTCGTGAAATGTAGAAACCATATTTAACACTGTCTGGTTAATAGATTAGCGGAAGTAACCTTGGTGGCACCTCCGGGTTTACAACGATCGTCAGTTAAGCAAATAGGAAGTAACAGAGGAGTTACAATCGAGTGGACGCCCACTACAGCTCAACATGGCCAACACGTTTTCTGTTTCCTAGCATTAGATAACAATGGGTATAATGAATGGCATCACCATAAGACGCGTTTAAGTCTATTTGCGATCTCTTTTACAGATTTACGACAGAACAGCGTTGTGTAACGCTTCTTGCAGGAGGTAAGCATCCGGCTATTTTCCTTGTTGTATAAACGGAAGACATTGCTGTTACCCAATCCTAGCGTCAACTCCGCAATTGGCACCAAACACTCTCAAGCCTATCGGTGCAGACATTCCCATAAACCAACGCATATTCCAAGCAAAATTTGATCAAGAAGTATTGCAATAAAATCTCTATGGCCAGTTGGTAGTCAAACACCTTTCTGTTTAGATCCTCAGACCATCCATTCCCCGCTCCATTAAACTAATGTCTCCACTGTATGATCCTCCGGAAGTGCTTGTAGACCTAGATGCATCCAAAGCAGCAGAAGTATCGGTCAGCGGCGACACACTCACAATTTATCTACCCGAATACATCGAATTGCTCGACGAAGGCGTAAAGCATTACATTCTGATGGACCCGGGAGCGGTAGTGGGACTGATGTCTTGCTCGGGAGGGGGCTCTCCATTCCGCGGCATTTCAGATCCGAACGAATGGTCATTTGACACAGGTATAGACACTATTAGTAATGTTTAATAGTCATATACCCTTAACCTTTCTCTCTCTATGCGGTTAGTGATACCAGATCGGAAGCCATGTGAGAAAAACGGTGGAAGGGGAGATTGTGAGTATCAATGCGAATCGTTTGAGAACTTATACATGTGCTGGTGCGATCACAACGCGGGCTTCGTAGTTGGCCGCGATGGCCACTCCTGTTTTTACGAGGATTCCGTTGACAGCTGTTCGTGTGTCAATGGGGCGTGTCGCGGAGGAGGAGTTTGCGAGTGCTTTATCGGCTGGAAAGGCAGAACGTGTGCGACGCCTTCATGTCGTTTCCAAGCCGATTGCTCGGACAACGGAGACTGCATCGCTCCTGGAGTGTGCGCGTGTAAGCCAGGATGGGGCGGGCCTGCGTGCAACGTCGACGTGTGCTCTCGCTACCAATCCTGCAAATCGTGCACGCGAAAAACCGGATGTGGATGGTGCGATGAAACGAAGCGATGCTCGGCAGGAAGTGGATACGGACCGATACGCAGCAGTTGCCAGTCGTGGTTCTACTACTACTGCCACGCTATTGCACAAGACGATTCGTCTCGATCATGCTCGCTCCAGATCTCTCACGCACAGTGCAGAGACGACTGCCTAGATAACTCCTTTCTCCGCACCAGAGGTCCAGGAAGCTATGAATATTGCGAAAAGTACGTGGCAGCGTGCAAAAGTTACGCCAAATGTTACTCTAAGACGCCGTCATGCCTCAAATGGTATGAAGAAGACTGCCGATTTGGCCTGATTGGAGAAAGCTCACGCAGAAGTACGTATAAATGTTGACGGTCTACAAACAGTACGTATGCAATAATAATTTGATTTTATCACAGGAAGTCTTGGAAATCCTGAGGAGGAAGTTCATAGTGATGGTAAGATACGTCCTTGCTGTCTCAGTTGTCCCGTATGTTACCTGCCCTATCTTCCTAGTCCTCCAGCCTCAACAACAGGGAGTGGACTTAGCAAATGAAGTTGTTAGAAGAATCCAAGAATCAGGAATATTTCCTGACGACCGAGGGCTGCTGATTCGAATAGCATGGGTAGAAAGCCGATACGGTTGGGACGATGGAACCTTTCACACCGACAACACACCAGTAGGAATATGGAAGATGGACAAAACTGCGCTGGAAGAAACCAAGGATGTCACCACCCATCCACAGTTAGAAAAGAAACACGAAAAAATACGAACGATTTTTGGAATCAATTTCAAAGCCATCAAGATGATAGACTTGCACAAACCTCTCATTGCTTGCCTTGCTGCTCGTCTCTATCTCTCGACAATTACAGAGCCCATTCCGAAGGAAATCCGAAAGCAAGCAGAATATTGGAAAAAATACTACAACAAAGACGAGACCACAAACGTAGAAACTTTCATGAAGAGAATAGGCAGAATCCCAACAATCCAATCTCAACAGACCAGCCTTTGTGagtaaaataaattattatatgaTAAACGCATTTTTTTGTGATTAACTGGCGTTGCAGCTTGTGTCAACGGAGTCTACGTACGGGAAACTGACAGCTGTCTATGTGAGCCGGACTATACGGGACCTCTTTGTGACCAACTCGACTGCGGGTGCCAGGGATCTCGTCAATGCTCAAACACCGGCGTCTGCGTAAGAAGCGGCGAACCAACCAGCAAGCCGGTATGCAGGTGCAATGCTCCCTGGACGGGCGACTGCTGCGACGTTCGTCCGCCAAACATAAACAACGGAGACCCACATCTAGAGACTCTAGATGGTAACAAAAATTGAGTTCCCAATTTTACATTTTCATttcgtgacgtcacattgTCCTTCACAGGTTTCCCGTTTGATTATTTCGGTATTGGCGAGTTCATCAGCTGCTACAGTATCCCGAATGACTTCGGAGTTCAGCTACGATTCTTTAAGTACTTGAACACGTCGATGATAGGCGCAGCTGCCATTAAAATAGGTCAAGGAGTAGCCACCGTCGTTGCGGTCACCTCCACACAAGGCCAAAATCAAATGCCCGTATTAAGGTACAAATAACATCCATTTAAGAACAAGTCTcattgataataattattcTTTACAGACTAAACGGTGCAATAACTCCTATTGTGGTTGGTTCGAATCACACGTTAGAAAATAACTCCGTCATTCTTGTTATGAATCCCAGCACTCTGACTGGTGGTCTAGTTCAACTCTTCTTCCAGTTTAAGAATAGAGCTATGTATACCATCGATGTTCGATACAGCGAGTCGGTCGGTGGACAATTTTTCGAGACATCTCTCGGAGCGCCAATTTCGTTCGTAATGACAACAAACGGTTTGTGCGGAAACATGGACGGCAATTTACACAACGATTTTGTATCACCAAATGGCACTGTGACCACATCGGTAGACGAATTCGCAGAATATTGTAAGAGTGTATTGTTGGTAATGACGTAAGTCAAACGAGAAATATCCTACTTACTTAGGGAGAATAAATCCTATGCCTTCTGCAACAGCTGGATCCATCTGGTCGTGGCAAGAGTCTAATTTTCACCCGGATGATGCTATGACGTCTATTTACACGGATCCAGATCACGTGCCTGTTTATGCCACGCACGATATCGACGCCAATAAGTTGCAGGTAAAAATGGCTTTGCAACTTAAAATCGTGTATCCTAACGCTGTGTCGATCGACAACGATTAGGCGGCTGAGAAGAAATGCATGGAACTGGGATTGCAAGATCAGCTGTTGGAGGACTGCAAGTTGGACATGGCTTTAACAGAAGACGATATCTTTTTAGAACAACGGGTATTTGCTCGCGGTAAGAGGCAATAGAATGCCTGTTGACTAGTGCTCTAGCAACAGCCTTACACTCTTTTAGGGAAATGCCCTGCTGACTGCTCTAACCATGGAGACTGTATTGATGGAAAGTGCAAGTGCACTGGATTGTGGACTGGAGAATCGTGCAACGAAggcgcgtaaaatttctctcTAGCATGACAAGTATTTCTTACCGTCAATTATTCTTTCAGGTGGTTGTACTTCATGCCCTCCAAACAGTGAATGTCTGAATGGATTCTGTCAGTGTCTCTTTGGATTCTACGAAATGGAAGGAAACTGTGTACAAGGTAGACCAAACAAACATAATTCTACAACATTATCTTACTTTCCATGCCGTTTTGATCACCAGCCTTGTGTGATAACGTCAGAAATTGTACGGGACCGTCTAATGGTCGATGTCGTGCCCCGGATGAATGTCTCTGTAATCCTGGATTCGAAGGGGAAGACTGTGCGGACATTTCCGTTTGTGATCACAACTGCAGCAGCCACGGAGTGTGCATAACAGGCAATCGCTGCGTATGCCATCCAAACTGGTCAGGGGAACGTTGCGAAACGCCCACATGCGACGACCTCCAAGCATGTTCAGGTGTGTAGATCCCTCTTTTAGATCATTCAATTGATCATGTAGCCTGCTATGCCTAATTGCTGCAGGACATGGCACATGCAATGAAACTGCAGAGTGTGAGTGCGATAAGGGATGGTCCGGAAGCAGCTGCGGGATCGCAGACTGCAGTGGCGTCAACTGGTGTTCCTCCGAAGGAGACTGTGTGAGCCCAGATTCTTGCCAATGCTACCCCGGATTTACAGACCCCGACTGCGGCACGGAACTCGTCTGTCCCGACGTGTCCAACTGCAGCGGAAACGGCGTTTGCTTGAGTTCAACCGAATGCCTCTGCTACGACGGCTTCACGGGAACGGAGTGTGAAACGCCCATTTGCAACGGCAACTGCAATGGCCGCGGCAGCTGCGTCAGTGCGTACTTTTGCGAATGTGAAGAAGGCTGGATCGGTGCTGACTGCGGCAAGCCGTCATGTTACCAGTTCAAGTTCTGCTCAGGTTATAAAAAAACTGATACAAACAAAACCGATTATTTACcatattgcgcatgcgcacaagtAAATTACCATATTTTGCAACaaattgttgtattgtgtaggTCACGGGCAATGTAGGTCGTTCGACACGTGCGAGTGCGACGACTATTGGCAGGGAGACGCTTGTGACGTGCCACACTGCCCAACAGACGGAACGCCATCACTCGATTGCTCGGGCAACGGCATATGTCTTGGGCCAAACTACTGCGTCTGCAACAAGACCCACTACGGAGATCTCTGCGAAAAACAAGGTGACAACTGCTTTACATaatcaaataaaaattatcacgtttgatattaataaaaattgtaCAATTTTTAGTAGCGGCGACTATCGTTCAAACACCACCAGGCACAATTGAATTGACTGGAGACACGACTGCTGATTTCTTAAGCGATGCTTCTGTTCT from Corticium candelabrum chromosome 22, ooCorCand1.1, whole genome shotgun sequence carries:
- the LOC134197087 gene encoding uncharacterized protein LOC134197087, encoding MGWIFFLVQVAFLIKCVDGSHFRGSIITWKPVPESNYTVEFSYKIGWRRSYSSSTTCDVTNIQEQTVMSGEGSWTCASGCDGTLSQASYVCTDYSEIEDWTQGEYTFQHSFDNPGPFVIQHAACCWIAGLAVGGSSKWSVSTTVDLNPRPDNSLINSSPVSASAPIIRLINGCTYNIPIHVDDPDGDEVRCRFGNVSSECSGVCQALPEASIVEKPCSIKYTTTSINWFAVALIFEDFTSSSSTTPLSKVPLQFLIHVRDGIGQACSTALTFSESTIKEEQACIPIHPSGTFTTSIEVIETATSKLAEVTLVAPPGLQRSSVKQIGSNRGVTIEWTPTTAQHGQHVFCFLALDNNGFTTEQRCVTLLAGASTPQLAPNTLKPIGADIPINQRIFQAKFDQEILRPSIPRSIKLMSPLYDPPEVLVDLDASKAAEVSVSGDTLTIYLPEYIELLDEGVKHYILMDPGAVVGLMSCSGGGSPFRGISDPNEWSFDTVIPDRKPCEKNGGRGDCEYQCESFENLYMCWCDHNAGFVVGRDGHSCFYEDSVDSCSCVNGACRGGGVCECFIGWKGRTCATPSCRFQADCSDNGDCIAPGVCACKPGWGGPACNVDVCSRYQSCKSCTRKTGCGWCDETKRCSAGSGYGPIRSSCQSWFYYYCHAIAQDDSSRSCSLQISHAQCRDDCLDNSFLRTRGPGSYEYCEKYVAACKSYAKCYSKTPSCLKWYEEDCRFGLIGESSRRRSLGNPEEEVHSDVLQPQQQGVDLANEVVRRIQESGIFPDDRGLLIRIAWVESRYGWDDGTFHTDNTPVGIWKMDKTALEETKDVTTHPQLEKKHEKIRTIFGINFKAIKMIDLHKPLIACLAARLYLSTITEPIPKEIRKQAEYWKKYYNKDETTNVETFMKRIGRIPTIQSQQTSLSCVNGVYVRETDSCLCEPDYTGPLCDQLDCGCQGSRQCSNTGVCVRSGEPTSKPVCRCNAPWTGDCCDVRPPNINNGDPHLETLDGFPFDYFGIGEFISCYSIPNDFGVQLRFFKYLNTSMIGAAAIKIGQGVATVVAVTSTQGQNQMPVLRLNGAITPIVVGSNHTLENNSVILVMNPSTLTGGLVQLFFQFKNRAMYTIDVRYSESVGGQFFETSLGAPISFVMTTNGLCGNMDGNLHNDFVSPNGTVTTSVDEFAEYWRINPMPSATAGSIWSWQESNFHPDDAMTSIYTDPDHVPVYATHDIDANKLQAAEKKCMELGLQDQLLEDCKLDMALTEDDIFLEQRVFARGKCPADCSNHGDCIDGKCKCTGLWTGESCNEGGCTSCPPNSECLNGFCQCLFGFYEMEGNCVQALCDNVRNCTGPSNGRCRAPDECLCNPGFEGEDCADISVCDHNCSSHGVCITGNRCVCHPNWSGERCETPTCDDLQACSGHGTCNETAECECDKGWSGSSCGIADCSGVNWCSSEGDCVSPDSCQCYPGFTDPDCGTELVCPDVSNCSGNGVCLSSTECLCYDGFTGTECETPICNGNCNGRGSCVSAYFCECEEGWIGADCGKPSCYQFKFCSGHGQCRSFDTCECDDYWQGDACDVPHCPTDGTPSLDCSGNGICLGPNYCVCNKTHYGDLCEKQVAATIVQTPPGTIELTGDTTADFLSDASVLVEGSVLFSCFAHGQPTPTVTISKDGEYLNSSTESNHAFVLMTSLKVSDSGVYRCEANNSYRRDIREMNLLVMEPPTIVSSGLPEGIEIGSDAKKYVGDTIALHCNSSGHPKPTTTWTLDGRTVQHGSLDSVELRDSAQILTVLNAAVDHSGNYTCTATNPAGSVSRTSSIHVSPCRPSFVVDQVPKCVYTVFLIEESNAFENTKAALPSLASQLDQSLLKNGIGVRSGNHFSVIGFGTKQKARIITVESQMIFMKNRVVSAIEQLQNDGLHPDGYDAIYTALEKLPLKSEKVRDCPIHLLFVTTEPKSYVTNISKRKLHRKICETRPVIINAVINIPLVVKSKHSEVFALGINWRGFPYLRQGERYNKLHTVQRTVVGLPSFGVCTAFRQYGILPLQTNGSLWDIYYSFSYSKRVSLFSAIVNETVTSLKGFKHCVDCQCQRDESGNLVKVCQTIKDSEICNCRMNNIPVQQCMESVRRLCQANTPMTDPPFTRSLIKSCKNV